A section of the Thiohalobacter sp. genome encodes:
- the tolQ gene encoding protein TolQ, whose product MSTDLSMLHLILGASPLVQLVMLLLLGLSLVSWAMIFHKWKVLGRARVEADAFERRFWSGGELSALYREITEKGEAADGMEDIFEAGFHEFTRLRTQPRAESAAVLEGSQRAMRVALAREEDRLEQHLSFLATVGSTSPYIGLFGTVWGIMNAFRSLGNVHQATLGMVAPGIAEALIATAMGLFAAIPAVVAYNRFSNDVERLVNRYDTFVEEFANLLHRQVHG is encoded by the coding sequence ATGTCGACTGACCTGTCCATGCTGCACCTGATCCTGGGCGCCAGCCCGCTGGTGCAGTTGGTCATGCTGCTGTTGCTGGGCCTGTCGCTGGTGTCCTGGGCGATGATCTTCCACAAATGGAAGGTGCTGGGACGTGCCCGGGTCGAGGCGGACGCCTTCGAGCGGCGCTTCTGGTCCGGGGGCGAGCTGAGCGCCCTGTACCGGGAGATCACTGAGAAGGGCGAGGCGGCCGACGGCATGGAGGATATCTTCGAGGCCGGTTTCCACGAATTCACCCGCCTGCGCACGCAGCCACGCGCCGAGTCCGCCGCGGTACTGGAGGGCAGCCAGCGTGCCATGCGCGTGGCGCTGGCGCGCGAGGAGGACCGGCTGGAGCAGCACCTTTCGTTCCTGGCCACGGTGGGTTCCACCAGCCCCTACATCGGGCTGTTCGGCACTGTCTGGGGTATCATGAACGCCTTCCGCTCGCTGGGCAACGTGCACCAGGCCACGCTGGGCATGGTCGCCCCGGGCATCGCCGAGGCGCTGATCGCCACCGCCATGGGCCTGTTCGCGGCCATTCCCGCCGTGGTCGCCTACAACCGCTTCTCGAACGATGTCGAGCGGCTGGTGAACCGCTACGACACCTTCGTCGAGGAATTCGCCAACCTGCTGCACCGGCAGGTGCACGGCTGA
- the ybgC gene encoding tol-pal system-associated acyl-CoA thioesterase yields MREFRWPVRVYYEDTDSGGVVYYANYLRFMERARTEWLRDLGFEQDALRAELGILFAVRSASLEFLSPARFNDRLEVSVRVTEKRRASLAFDQAVYRAGEADPLCTARVRLACLDAEGFRPRAIPPAILGEIVDVD; encoded by the coding sequence GTGCGCGAATTCCGCTGGCCGGTGCGTGTCTACTACGAGGACACGGACAGTGGCGGCGTCGTCTATTACGCGAACTACCTGCGGTTCATGGAGCGGGCCCGGACCGAATGGCTGCGCGATCTCGGCTTCGAACAGGACGCCCTGCGCGCGGAACTCGGCATCCTGTTCGCAGTCAGAAGCGCGAGCCTGGAATTTCTGTCGCCCGCGCGTTTCAACGACCGGCTCGAGGTGAGCGTGCGCGTGACCGAGAAGCGGCGCGCCAGTCTCGCCTTCGACCAGGCGGTGTACCGGGCCGGCGAAGCCGATCCCCTGTGTACCGCCCGGGTGCGACTCGCTTGCCTGGACGCCGAAGGCTTCCGGCCGCGGGCCATCCCGCCGGCCATACTCGGGGAGATCGTAGATGTCGACTGA
- the ruvB gene encoding Holliday junction branch migration DNA helicase RuvB has translation MDQDRIVSPDLESGDEAHIDRALRPRKLADYAGQPQVREQMDIFIRAARERGEALDHVLIFGPPGLGKTTLAHIIANEMGVSLRHTSGPVLEKPGDLAALLTNLEPHDVLFVDEIHRLSPVVEEVLYPAMEDYQLDIIIGEGPAARSIKLDLPPFTLVGATTRAGLLTSPLRDRFGIVQRLEFYSVQDLASIIRRSASIVGLEMTNEGAAELARRSRGTPRIANRLLRRVRDFAQIKAQGRVDGDIACQAMDLLKVDSHGFDVMDRKLLAALIEKFDGGPVGIDSIAAAIGEERGTIEDVIEPYLIQQGFMMRTARGRVATRQAYLHFGLTPPEASVEGDRPLPLFDEGV, from the coding sequence ATGGATCAGGACCGCATCGTCTCCCCCGACCTCGAATCCGGCGACGAGGCCCACATCGACCGGGCCCTGCGTCCGCGCAAGCTCGCCGACTATGCCGGTCAGCCGCAGGTGCGGGAACAGATGGACATCTTCATCCGTGCCGCCCGCGAGCGCGGCGAGGCGCTGGACCATGTCCTCATTTTCGGCCCCCCGGGGCTGGGCAAGACCACGCTGGCCCACATCATTGCCAACGAAATGGGGGTCAGCCTGCGCCACACCTCGGGACCGGTGCTGGAGAAGCCCGGCGATCTGGCCGCGCTGCTGACCAACCTCGAGCCCCACGACGTGCTCTTCGTCGACGAGATCCATCGCCTGAGTCCGGTGGTCGAGGAGGTCCTGTACCCGGCCATGGAGGACTACCAGCTCGACATCATCATCGGCGAGGGACCGGCGGCGCGTTCCATCAAGCTCGACCTGCCGCCCTTCACCCTGGTGGGGGCGACCACCCGCGCCGGCCTGCTGACCTCGCCCCTGCGTGACCGCTTCGGCATCGTGCAGCGGCTGGAGTTCTACAGCGTCCAGGATCTTGCATCGATCATTCGAAGATCTGCCTCGATCGTCGGGCTGGAGATGACGAACGAGGGTGCCGCCGAGCTGGCCCGGCGGTCCCGCGGCACGCCGCGCATCGCCAACCGGCTGCTGCGCCGGGTGCGCGACTTTGCACAGATCAAGGCGCAGGGCCGCGTGGACGGCGATATTGCCTGCCAGGCGATGGACCTGCTCAAGGTCGACAGTCACGGCTTCGACGTCATGGACCGCAAGCTGCTGGCCGCACTGATCGAGAAGTTCGACGGCGGTCCGGTGGGCATCGACAGCATTGCGGCGGCGATCGGCGAGGAGCGCGGCACCATCGAGGACGTGATCGAGCCCTACCTGATCCAGCAGGGCTTCATGATGCGCACCGCGCGCGGCCGGGTGGCGACACGTCAGGCCTATCTGCACTTCGGGCTGACACCGCCGGAGGCCAGCGTGGAGGGCGATCGTCCGCTGCCGCTGTTCGACGAGGGGGTGTGA